One Obesumbacterium proteus DNA window includes the following coding sequences:
- a CDS encoding DUF333 domain-containing protein produces the protein MKVRMMAIVGMSGLMLAGCMSGNTAPAAEATPAKGAIGMPNPASVYCLKLGGKEINKTTELGVSTDCLLPTGERIDEWALFRRDHS, from the coding sequence ATGAAAGTACGTATGATGGCGATTGTTGGGATGAGTGGTTTAATGCTGGCAGGGTGTATGTCAGGCAACACGGCTCCCGCCGCAGAAGCTACGCCGGCAAAGGGAGCGATTGGGATGCCAAATCCAGCCTCAGTGTATTGCCTAAAACTGGGAGGCAAAGAAATTAATAAAACAACGGAACTTGGCGTGAGTACAGACTGCTTATTGCCAACGGGGGAGAGAATAGATGAATGGGCACTATTCCGACGTGACCATTCCTAA
- the fliT gene encoding flagella biosynthesis regulatory protein FliT, whose translation MYGIQPLSHAYRHILSLSESMLELAKRSEWDSLVKLELEYLQAVAKTTELMPISEVDSAMQAELRRVLAKILDNEAEIKRLLQARMDELSQIIGKTSRQQAVTHTYGQFSDSEGYPGDLL comes from the coding sequence ATGTACGGAATACAGCCTTTGTCACACGCGTACCGTCACATCCTTTCGCTCAGCGAAAGCATGTTGGAACTTGCTAAGCGTTCAGAGTGGGACTCGCTCGTTAAACTGGAGTTGGAATATCTGCAAGCGGTGGCGAAAACCACCGAGCTGATGCCAATTTCCGAAGTAGACTCCGCGATGCAGGCGGAGCTGCGCCGCGTTTTAGCTAAAATTCTCGATAACGAAGCTGAAATTAAGCGCCTTCTTCAGGCGCGTATGGATGAGCTGAGCCAGATAATAGGAAAAACCTCACGCCAACAAGCGGTCACCCACACTTACGGGCAGTTCTCGGACAGCGAAGGATATCCTGGCGATTTACTTTAA
- the fliS gene encoding flagellar export chaperone FliS, with the protein MYKATGSQAYAEIGLESGVMSASPHQLIVMLFDGAHSALVRARLHMQAGQTQLKGQSITKAINIIDNGLKAGLNLEKGGELAENLSALYDYMVKRLLHANLHNDEVTIQHVTDLLDNIADAWRQIGPQSQPTQQDHL; encoded by the coding sequence ATGTATAAAGCGACGGGCTCGCAAGCCTACGCTGAGATTGGTTTGGAGAGTGGCGTGATGAGCGCCAGTCCTCACCAGCTCATCGTAATGTTATTTGACGGGGCGCATAGCGCCCTAGTTCGCGCCCGCCTGCATATGCAGGCAGGACAAACGCAGCTCAAAGGTCAGTCAATTACCAAAGCCATTAACATCATTGATAATGGCTTAAAGGCAGGACTTAATCTGGAAAAAGGCGGAGAGCTTGCAGAAAATTTATCAGCATTGTATGACTATATGGTTAAACGCCTGTTACATGCTAATCTTCATAATGATGAAGTTACAATCCAACATGTCACGGACCTGTTAGATAACATTGCCGATGCGTGGCGTCAGATCGGCCCACAATCTCAACCTACTCAGCAGGACCACTTATAA
- the fliD gene encoding flagellar filament capping protein FliD: MASISSLGIGSGLDLNGLLDKLSTAEQQRLTPYTTQQTSYKAQLTAYGTLKSSLEKFDNLSKDLAKADFFNTTKASTHDQFTVTTNPKAVAGNYSVEVKQLAQAQSLTTQQTVTDQAAQLGTSGASGRSIELTQGTPPKTTTIPLGDGQTSLLEMRDAINGAKAGVTASIVRVGDNSYQLALTSSSTGSANQMTVKVNGDSKLGDLLDFDPSAPSSSPTAIKQTVEAKDAIITMNGTEIVRSSNTITDAPQGTTIELKAKTKDGEPQNLILSADNSGAMDKIKSWVDSYNSLLDTFTSLTKYTPVKTGEAQSKTNGALLGDNTLRGVQAAIKGALSSAQDNPELKGLGNLGITTDGKTGKLTVDSDKLTKAFTDHPDQVANFFVGNGKDSGMATNIHSEIQSYIKAGGVIESTTKSINTNLDRLSVRIDSVSDSIQETIDRYKAQFVQLDTMMSKLNSTSSYLTQQFTAMNS, encoded by the coding sequence ATGGCTTCTATTTCTTCTTTAGGGATCGGCTCAGGTCTCGACTTAAACGGGCTGCTCGACAAACTGTCTACGGCAGAACAGCAACGCTTAACGCCCTATACCACGCAGCAAACCAGCTATAAAGCACAGCTGACGGCGTATGGCACGTTAAAAAGCTCGTTGGAAAAATTCGATAACCTAAGTAAGGATTTGGCTAAGGCCGACTTCTTTAATACGACTAAAGCATCGACTCACGATCAGTTTACCGTGACGACGAATCCTAAAGCGGTTGCCGGTAACTACAGCGTTGAAGTTAAGCAATTAGCACAGGCACAAAGCCTCACCACGCAGCAGACGGTTACCGATCAAGCTGCACAGCTCGGTACATCGGGCGCGAGCGGCCGTTCCATTGAGCTAACCCAAGGCACCCCGCCGAAGACCACCACCATTCCTTTAGGTGATGGACAAACTTCACTGCTGGAAATGCGTGATGCTATTAATGGTGCAAAAGCAGGAGTCACTGCCAGTATCGTTCGCGTCGGCGATAACAGCTATCAATTGGCGTTAACCTCTTCATCGACGGGTTCAGCCAACCAGATGACGGTAAAAGTGAATGGCGATAGCAAACTGGGCGATCTGCTTGATTTTGATCCTAGCGCGCCATCAAGCTCACCAACGGCAATAAAGCAAACGGTAGAAGCTAAAGACGCCATCATCACCATGAACGGCACCGAAATTGTGCGTAGTAGCAATACCATTACCGATGCCCCACAGGGCACGACGATCGAGCTGAAAGCTAAAACCAAAGACGGTGAGCCACAGAACCTGATTTTGAGCGCTGATAACTCAGGTGCGATGGACAAAATTAAAAGTTGGGTAGATAGCTATAACTCCCTGCTGGATACCTTTACCTCGCTGACCAAATACACCCCAGTAAAAACGGGTGAAGCGCAGTCAAAAACCAACGGTGCACTGTTGGGTGACAATACCCTGCGTGGCGTACAGGCAGCGATTAAAGGCGCATTGAGTTCGGCTCAGGATAACCCTGAACTCAAAGGTCTTGGCAATTTGGGGATTACCACCGATGGTAAAACCGGCAAATTAACCGTAGACAGCGACAAACTCACCAAAGCCTTTACCGATCATCCAGACCAAGTAGCTAACTTCTTTGTTGGCAATGGTAAAGATAGCGGTATGGCAACCAATATTCACAGCGAAATTCAAAGTTATATCAAGGCCGGCGGCGTGATCGAATCAACTACAAAAAGCATTAATACCAACTTAGATCGCCTGAGCGTTCGTATCGACAGCGTCAGCGATAGCATTCAGGAAACCATCGACCGCTACAAAGCTCAATTTGTACAGCTGGACACCATGATGTCAAAACTCAACAGCACCAGCTCATATTTAACACAGCAGTTCACCGCCATGAACTCATAG
- a CDS encoding flagellin FliC produces the protein MAQVINTNSLSLMAQNNLNKSQSSLGTAIERLSSGLRINSAKDDAAGQAISNRFTANIKGLTQASRNANDGISLSQTTEGALNEVNDNLQNIRRLTVQAQNGSNSDSDLQSIQDEITQRLAEVNRISEQTDFNGVKVLSGNNKLTIQVGANDNETIDIDLQKIDASTLKLDTFSVANGVNVAGVGAAATDIPKMGAPSIQADTNAGAKVSDGKLYTTDAGVKLVKSGADYYDATVAADGKVTWDSTAKTTTGAPDLATAKETTSVSVGAATPIDLTNIPAGGTLKSYTDAKGVAGYVIQGTDADGKATYTGATVDAAGKVTVGKALSTTPKTTDPLAALDSALSQVDSLRSSLGAVQNRFDSVINNLNSTVNNLTASQSRIQDADYATEVSNMSRANILQQAGTSVLAQANQSTQNVLTLLR, from the coding sequence ATGGCACAAGTAATTAACACCAACAGCCTGTCTTTGATGGCACAGAACAACCTGAACAAATCTCAGTCTTCACTGGGTACCGCTATTGAGCGTCTGTCTTCTGGTCTGCGTATCAACAGCGCGAAAGACGATGCGGCGGGTCAGGCAATTTCTAACCGCTTCACCGCAAACATCAAGGGTCTGACTCAGGCTTCTCGTAACGCCAACGACGGTATCTCTCTGTCACAGACCACCGAAGGTGCTCTGAACGAAGTGAACGATAACCTGCAAAACATCCGTCGTCTGACCGTACAGGCTCAGAACGGTTCTAACTCTGATAGCGATTTGCAGTCCATCCAGGACGAAATCACTCAGCGTCTGGCTGAAGTTAACCGTATCTCTGAACAAACCGACTTCAACGGCGTTAAAGTATTAAGCGGCAACAACAAGCTGACTATTCAGGTTGGTGCTAACGATAACGAAACTATCGATATCGATCTGCAGAAAATCGATGCGTCAACGTTGAAACTGGATACCTTCAGCGTTGCAAACGGCGTTAACGTTGCAGGCGTTGGTGCTGCGGCAACTGACATTCCTAAAATGGGCGCACCATCAATTCAGGCTGATACCAATGCAGGCGCAAAAGTATCTGATGGCAAATTGTATACCACCGATGCGGGCGTAAAATTAGTTAAATCTGGTGCTGACTACTACGATGCAACCGTTGCAGCTGACGGTAAAGTAACTTGGGACTCAACGGCTAAAACCACAACTGGCGCTCCTGATTTAGCCACCGCGAAAGAAACGACTTCTGTCTCTGTTGGTGCAGCAACTCCAATCGACCTGACTAACATCCCAGCAGGCGGCACGCTGAAAAGCTATACCGATGCTAAAGGCGTTGCAGGTTACGTGATCCAAGGAACTGATGCAGACGGTAAAGCAACCTATACCGGCGCAACTGTAGATGCCGCTGGTAAAGTAACCGTAGGTAAAGCGCTGTCTACTACCCCTAAAACCACTGATCCACTGGCTGCACTGGACTCTGCGCTGTCTCAGGTTGACTCCCTGCGTTCATCTCTGGGCGCGGTACAGAACCGTTTCGATTCTGTTATCAACAACCTGAACAGCACCGTTAACAACCTGACTGCTTCCCAGTCTCGTATTCAGGATGCTGACTACGCGACCGAAGTGTCCAACATGAGCCGTGCAAACATTCTGCAGCAGGCAGGTACTTCAGTGTTGGCTCAGGCTAACCAGTCTACTCAGAACGTTCTGACTCTGCTGCGTTAA
- a CDS encoding RNA polymerase sigma factor FliA — protein MSELYTADGVIDKNSLWQRYAPLVRHEALRLQVRLPASVELDDLLQAGGIGLLHAVERYDAMQGTAFTTYAVQRIRGAMLDELRSRDWVPRSVRRNAREVSAAMQRAEQRLHRAPTETEIAQELDMPLVEYQQILLDTNTSHLFSYDEWREEHGDSAEPVFQQHEDANPLKQLLEGDLRQRVITAIEALPEREKLVLTLYYQEELNLKEIGAVLEVGESRVSQLHSQAIKRLRTKLASQS, from the coding sequence GTGAGTGAATTGTATACCGCCGACGGCGTGATCGACAAAAATTCCCTGTGGCAGCGCTACGCTCCGCTAGTGCGCCATGAAGCGCTGCGTTTGCAGGTACGCCTGCCCGCCAGCGTTGAACTGGACGACCTGCTTCAAGCCGGAGGTATTGGGCTGTTGCACGCGGTCGAACGCTACGATGCCATGCAGGGGACGGCCTTTACCACCTATGCGGTTCAACGCATTCGCGGTGCGATGCTCGACGAGCTTCGCAGTCGTGATTGGGTTCCGCGCAGCGTGCGTCGAAATGCCCGTGAAGTTTCAGCGGCTATGCAGCGTGCCGAGCAGCGTCTGCATCGCGCACCAACAGAAACCGAAATAGCGCAAGAATTGGATATGCCTTTGGTGGAGTACCAGCAGATTTTGTTGGATACCAACACCAGCCATCTTTTTTCTTATGATGAGTGGCGAGAAGAGCATGGCGACAGCGCCGAACCTGTTTTCCAGCAGCATGAGGATGCCAATCCTCTCAAACAACTGTTGGAAGGCGATCTGCGCCAGCGCGTGATTACTGCGATTGAAGCATTACCGGAACGTGAAAAACTGGTTCTTACGCTTTACTACCAAGAAGAGCTGAACCTAAAGGAAATCGGTGCCGTGCTTGAGGTCGGAGAGTCTCGCGTCAGTCAGCTACATAGCCAGGCGATCAAACGCTTACGCACTAAGCTGGCTAGCCAAAGCTAA
- the fliZ gene encoding flagella biosynthesis regulatory protein FliZ: MTASLQKRRPLSRYLKDFKHSQCDCSHCGKSLDRMSLVFRGKILDREVLAGMDQLIDDRVWQELEQEITALCRFCSDVYCHCHADYFDILDFKQYLFEQTEMSHSSIREYIVRLRRLDDMLRANDFPVQKFCGTEQQWDMIEHIADANQNNYRIALRKYDQYLNWQKEAVC; encoded by the coding sequence ATGACGGCATCCCTACAAAAAAGACGACCATTGAGTCGCTATTTGAAAGATTTTAAACATAGTCAGTGCGATTGCTCTCATTGTGGTAAATCGCTCGATCGTATGTCTTTAGTATTTCGCGGGAAGATTCTCGATCGTGAAGTGCTGGCAGGTATGGATCAACTGATTGATGACCGAGTTTGGCAAGAGCTCGAGCAGGAAATCACCGCGCTGTGCCGTTTTTGCAGCGATGTTTACTGCCATTGTCATGCAGACTACTTCGATATTCTCGATTTTAAGCAATATTTGTTTGAGCAAACAGAAATGAGCCACAGCTCAATTCGTGAGTATATTGTGCGTTTGCGTCGTTTAGACGATATGCTGCGTGCCAATGATTTCCCCGTACAGAAGTTCTGCGGCACTGAGCAGCAGTGGGATATGATTGAGCATATCGCTGATGCGAATCAAAATAACTATCGCATTGCGCTGCGTAAGTACGATCAATATCTAAACTGGCAAAAAGAAGCGGTCTGTTAG
- the tcyN gene encoding L-cystine ABC transporter ATP-binding protein TcyN, which produces MSTIEVKNLTKSFNGNTVLHGVDLTVEKGEVVAIIGPSGSGKTTLLRSINLLEEPDGGTIQVGDVTIHGDQPLGRQKAAIRKLRQEVGFVFQNFNLFPHRTVLENIIEGPVVVKGEKRDVVIARARELLAKVGLKGKEDAFPKRLSGGQQQRVAIARALAMQPEVILFDEPTSALDPELVGEVLSTIRALAEENRTMVIVTHEMSFARDVANRAIFMDEGRIVEQGAAKELFANPQHPRTKLFLEKFLGEKLADEPLSYI; this is translated from the coding sequence GTGAGCACTATTGAAGTAAAAAATCTGACAAAATCCTTTAACGGAAACACCGTGCTGCACGGTGTTGATCTGACGGTTGAAAAGGGTGAGGTGGTTGCGATTATTGGGCCAAGTGGTTCAGGCAAAACAACCCTGCTGCGCAGTATTAATTTATTAGAAGAGCCTGACGGCGGCACGATTCAAGTGGGCGACGTTACCATCCATGGCGATCAGCCGTTGGGGCGTCAGAAAGCCGCCATTCGCAAACTGCGCCAAGAAGTGGGCTTTGTATTCCAAAACTTCAACCTGTTCCCGCACCGCACGGTATTGGAAAACATTATTGAAGGACCGGTGGTGGTGAAGGGGGAAAAACGTGACGTGGTGATTGCGCGAGCGCGTGAATTGCTGGCGAAAGTCGGTTTGAAGGGCAAAGAAGATGCGTTTCCTAAACGTTTATCGGGTGGGCAGCAGCAGCGTGTTGCGATAGCGCGTGCGTTAGCCATGCAGCCGGAAGTTATCCTGTTTGATGAACCAACGTCAGCGCTCGATCCTGAGCTGGTGGGGGAAGTGCTAAGCACTATCCGTGCGCTAGCGGAAGAGAACCGCACTATGGTGATCGTGACCCACGAAATGAGCTTTGCCCGTGATGTGGCCAACCGAGCTATCTTTATGGACGAAGGCCGGATCGTTGAGCAAGGCGCGGCGAAAGAGCTGTTTGCCAATCCCCAACACCCTAGAACCAAACTGTTTTTGGAGAAGTTTTTAGGGGAGAAGTTAGCGGATGAGCCGTTGAGTTATATTTGA
- the putA gene encoding trifunctional transcriptional regulator/proline dehydrogenase/L-glutamate gamma-semialdehyde dehydrogenase, translated as MGTTTMGVKLDEATRDRIKAAAQQIDRTPHWVIKQAIFNYLERVESGSALPELPLPASETISNDTEETIAPQEQPLQPFLDFAEQILPQSVSRSAITAAYRRPENEAVSMLLEQARMAPELAQSTHQMAYKIAEKLRNQKSANGRAGIVQNLLQEFSLSSQEGVALMCLAEALLRIPDKATRDALIRDKISNGNWHSHLGRSPSLFVNAATWGLLLTGRLVATHNESNLSSSLNRIIGKSGEPLIRKGVDMAMRLMGEQFVTGETIAEALANARKHEDKGFRYSYDMLGEAALTEADAQRYMISYQQAIHAIGKASNGRGIYEGPGISIKLSALHPRYSRAQYERMMDELYPRLLSLTLLARSYDIGINIDAEEADRLEISLDLLERLCFEPDLAGWNGIGFVIQAYQKRCPAVIDYVIDLAQRSHRRLMIRLVKGAYWDSEIKRAQVDGLEGYPVYSRKVYTDVSYLACARKLLGVPNAIYPQFATHNAHTLSAIYHLAGQNYYPGQYEFQCLHGMGEPLYDQVVGKIADGKFNRPCRIYAPVGTHETLLAYLVRRLLENGANTSFVNRIADTTLPLDELVADPVSAVEAMAAKEGAVGLPHPRIPSPRGLYGEDRRNSRGLDLSNEQRLASLSSALLSSASTPWSCTPIIEGDVSSQEQPQPVINPAEPRDIVGYVTPSSEADVEAALTSAVSAGPIWFSTPPAQRAAVLERAADLMEDQLQSLLGLLAREAGKTFNNAIAEVREAVDFLRYYAQQVRNDFANDTHRPLGPVVCISPWNFPLAIFTGQVAAALAAGNSVLAKPAEQTPLIAAQAVRILLEAGVPAGVLQLLPGEGETVGAKLVGDSRVRGVMFTGSTAVAGLLQRNISGRLDPQGRTTPLIAETGGLNAMIVDSSALTEQVVTDVVASAFDSAGQRCSALRILCVQEDIADHTLQMLRGAMAECRMGNPERLSTDIGPVIDAEAKENIDRHIQAMRAKGRDVYQAAFDHSQDSQEWQRGTFVKPTLIDLESFDELDQEVFGPVLHVVRYNRQNLDALIEQINAAGYGLTLGIHTRIDETIIKVTEQAKVGNQYVNRNMVGAVVGVQPFGGEELSGTGPKAGGPLYVYRLLSSRPNDAVCRTLARHDGEQNIDTTQRQPLLAAHQALLTWAQQEKMTELAQHCQKFGDWSQGGTVRLLQGPTGERNTYALLPRERVLCLFSNEQDALIQLAAVLAVGSRVQWIDSEVQRTLYRRLPAAIQQQINVAKSWDADGVEFDAVIYHGDSDQLRSLCEQIAERPGAIVSVQGFSHGETGILLERLLLERSLSVNTAAAGGNASLMTIG; from the coding sequence ATGGGCACCACCACTATGGGTGTAAAACTTGATGAAGCGACTCGAGATCGTATTAAAGCCGCCGCACAGCAAATCGATCGCACGCCGCATTGGGTTATCAAACAAGCCATTTTCAATTATCTTGAGCGAGTAGAGAGCGGTAGCGCCCTGCCGGAGCTTCCTCTCCCCGCTTCTGAGACTATTTCTAACGACACCGAAGAAACTATCGCGCCTCAGGAGCAGCCTCTTCAGCCGTTCCTCGATTTTGCCGAACAAATTCTACCGCAGTCGGTTTCACGTTCCGCGATCACGGCGGCCTATCGTCGTCCTGAAAATGAAGCCGTTTCCATGCTGCTAGAACAGGCCCGCATGGCACCGGAACTTGCTCAGTCAACGCACCAGATGGCGTATAAAATTGCGGAAAAGCTGCGTAATCAGAAAAGTGCAAATGGCCGTGCCGGAATAGTGCAAAACCTATTGCAGGAATTCTCACTCTCGTCACAGGAAGGTGTGGCGCTGATGTGTTTAGCCGAGGCTTTACTGCGTATTCCAGATAAAGCCACGCGCGATGCGCTTATTCGCGACAAAATCAGCAACGGCAACTGGCATTCTCATCTGGGTCGCAGCCCATCGCTGTTTGTTAATGCCGCAACGTGGGGATTACTGCTGACCGGTCGCTTAGTGGCAACTCACAACGAATCTAACCTCTCGAGCTCACTCAACCGTATTATTGGCAAGAGCGGTGAACCGCTGATCCGCAAAGGTGTGGATATGGCGATGCGCTTGATGGGCGAGCAATTTGTGACGGGCGAAACCATTGCTGAAGCGCTGGCTAATGCGCGTAAGCATGAAGATAAAGGCTTCCGTTACTCTTACGACATGCTGGGTGAGGCCGCGCTGACCGAAGCCGATGCCCAACGCTATATGATTTCGTATCAGCAAGCGATCCACGCCATCGGCAAGGCATCGAACGGGCGCGGCATCTATGAAGGCCCAGGGATTTCAATCAAGCTTTCAGCCTTACATCCACGCTACAGCCGTGCCCAATACGAGCGCATGATGGACGAGCTTTACCCTCGCCTTCTCTCTCTGACCTTGCTGGCACGCAGTTACGACATTGGTATTAATATCGATGCTGAAGAAGCCGACCGCCTTGAAATCTCGCTCGATTTGCTTGAACGTTTATGCTTTGAACCCGACCTCGCCGGTTGGAACGGCATTGGCTTCGTTATTCAGGCCTATCAAAAACGTTGTCCTGCGGTGATTGACTATGTGATCGATTTAGCACAGCGCAGCCATCGCCGTTTGATGATCCGTTTGGTGAAGGGCGCATACTGGGATAGCGAAATTAAGCGCGCTCAGGTTGATGGACTTGAAGGCTATCCGGTTTATAGCCGCAAGGTGTATACCGATGTGTCTTACTTGGCCTGCGCCCGCAAACTACTCGGCGTGCCTAACGCCATATATCCGCAGTTTGCCACGCATAACGCCCATACGTTGTCGGCCATTTATCATTTGGCAGGACAAAACTACTATCCGGGTCAGTACGAATTCCAATGCCTGCATGGCATGGGTGAACCGCTGTACGATCAGGTCGTCGGGAAAATTGCCGACGGCAAATTCAACCGCCCTTGCCGCATTTATGCACCAGTCGGCACGCATGAAACGCTGCTGGCCTACTTGGTTCGCCGCCTGTTAGAAAACGGCGCAAATACCTCATTTGTTAACCGCATTGCCGATACCACGCTGCCGTTAGACGAGCTGGTTGCCGATCCTGTTTCCGCCGTTGAAGCCATGGCGGCCAAAGAAGGCGCGGTGGGGCTGCCACATCCCCGCATTCCATCACCGCGTGGGCTTTACGGCGAAGATCGTCGCAATTCACGCGGTTTAGATCTCTCCAACGAACAGCGTTTAGCGTCGCTTTCCAGCGCACTGCTCAGCAGCGCCAGCACACCGTGGAGCTGCACGCCAATCATTGAAGGGGATGTCTCGAGCCAAGAACAACCTCAGCCCGTGATTAACCCAGCAGAACCCCGAGACATCGTGGGGTATGTGACGCCGTCTAGCGAAGCCGATGTGGAAGCCGCGCTGACCAGCGCCGTCAGCGCCGGTCCAATCTGGTTCTCAACGCCTCCGGCCCAGCGTGCCGCCGTCTTAGAGCGCGCCGCAGACTTAATGGAAGATCAGCTTCAAAGCCTGTTAGGCCTATTGGCTCGTGAAGCCGGGAAGACCTTCAACAACGCCATTGCCGAAGTGCGTGAGGCCGTCGATTTCTTGCGCTATTACGCACAACAAGTGCGCAATGATTTTGCTAATGATACGCATCGCCCGCTGGGACCAGTGGTCTGTATTAGCCCATGGAACTTCCCGCTGGCGATCTTCACCGGACAAGTCGCCGCTGCATTAGCTGCGGGTAACAGCGTATTGGCAAAACCTGCCGAGCAAACGCCGCTGATTGCAGCACAGGCCGTTCGTATCTTGTTAGAAGCGGGCGTTCCTGCCGGTGTGCTGCAACTACTACCGGGCGAAGGTGAAACCGTAGGTGCCAAGCTGGTTGGTGATAGCCGCGTACGTGGCGTGATGTTTACCGGTTCTACCGCGGTTGCTGGCCTATTGCAGCGTAATATTTCAGGCCGCTTGGATCCTCAGGGTCGCACTACGCCGCTGATTGCAGAAACCGGCGGTTTGAATGCGATGATCGTCGACTCATCGGCACTCACCGAGCAGGTCGTTACCGACGTCGTCGCCTCGGCGTTTGATAGCGCCGGTCAACGTTGCTCTGCGCTACGCATTCTGTGCGTCCAAGAAGACATCGCCGACCACACTCTGCAAATGCTGCGTGGCGCGATGGCGGAATGTCGAATGGGCAATCCTGAACGCCTCTCAACCGATATCGGCCCAGTGATTGACGCTGAAGCGAAAGAGAATATTGACCGCCATATTCAGGCGATGCGTGCCAAAGGGCGCGATGTTTATCAGGCCGCCTTTGACCATTCACAAGATAGCCAAGAGTGGCAGCGTGGCACCTTCGTTAAACCTACGCTGATTGATCTTGAAAGCTTTGATGAACTCGATCAGGAAGTGTTTGGGCCGGTGCTCCACGTGGTTCGCTATAACCGTCAGAATCTTGATGCGCTGATTGAGCAAATCAATGCGGCAGGTTATGGCCTAACATTAGGCATTCATACTCGTATTGACGAAACCATCATCAAAGTGACCGAGCAAGCTAAAGTCGGCAACCAGTACGTCAACCGTAATATGGTCGGTGCCGTAGTCGGTGTGCAACCTTTCGGCGGAGAAGAACTCTCCGGCACGGGGCCAAAAGCCGGTGGGCCGCTGTATGTTTATCGTCTGCTGTCTAGCCGTCCTAACGACGCCGTATGCCGTACTCTGGCGCGCCACGACGGCGAGCAAAACATCGACACAACGCAGCGCCAACCGCTATTGGCTGCGCATCAGGCACTCCTAACATGGGCACAGCAAGAGAAAATGACCGAGCTTGCCCAGCATTGCCAAAAGTTTGGTGACTGGTCACAAGGTGGCACGGTTCGTCTACTACAAGGCCCAACTGGCGAACGCAACACCTACGCCCTATTACCACGTGAACGCGTGCTGTGCCTATTCAGCAATGAACAAGATGCCTTGATTCAGTTAGCCGCCGTGCTCGCTGTCGGCAGCCGAGTTCAGTGGATAGACAGCGAAGTTCAGCGCACCCTTTATCGCCGCCTGCCTGCAGCCATACAGCAACAGATCAACGTGGCTAAATCATGGGATGCCGACGGTGTTGAGTTTGATGCAGTGATCTATCACGGCGATTCCGATCAGCTACGCAGCCTGTGTGAACAAATCGCTGAACGTCCGGGTGCAATTGTGTCCGTACAAGGTTTCTCGCACGGTGAAACAGGAATTCTGCTTGAGCGTTTATTGTTAGAACGTTCGCTGAGCGTGAATACCGCCGCTGCGGGGGGAAATGCGAGTTTAATGACTATAGGGTGA